A region of Allocoleopsis franciscana PCC 7113 DNA encodes the following proteins:
- a CDS encoding family 10 glycosylhydrolase: MSNSFLQKARQRRRLHRYMATALLTSSSLLSQCGLMQTAQAQTTAYCKLSNEAISQKENLRIAALKGNSDSEKRYKALVKQHADFLRQCRSRTWPNNQSIWLRLYPCDARAGAIDDILDRLVNRGYNQVNVEVFYDGQVLLPMSDNPTAWPSVVRTPGTDKIDLLTQMIQKGHERGMRVYAWMYTMNFGYSYAQGSETRKMLARNGRGETSLSYVPDGSQAFIDPYNMQAKTDYYQVVQAVLKRRPDGILFDYIRYPRGTGSDSVAARVEDLWIYGDAAKQALFDRALNKKGRDLIQRYISKGSINASDLASVNQLYPEEQTPLWQGRTPTPTDSLASLQWQLWQLSVAHAAQGILDFLNLATLPAQRAGIKAGAVFFPDGNQAVGQVGYDSRLQPWDRFPSSLEWHPMSYGVCGSTRCIDDLVKRVVNRAAPGTEVIPALAGDWGRSVTNRPSLDAQMRALRQEVPKINSVSHFAYSWQDPGFDRDRKFCRLD, translated from the coding sequence ATGTCTAACAGTTTTCTCCAAAAGGCGCGACAGCGGAGGCGTCTGCATCGCTATATGGCTACCGCACTCTTGACGAGTAGTAGCCTCCTGAGTCAGTGTGGCTTGATGCAAACCGCTCAGGCTCAAACAACGGCTTATTGCAAGTTGTCTAATGAGGCAATTTCTCAAAAAGAAAACTTACGTATTGCTGCTCTAAAAGGGAACTCAGATTCGGAAAAGCGCTACAAAGCCCTCGTCAAGCAACACGCTGATTTCTTACGCCAATGTCGCTCTCGAACGTGGCCTAATAACCAGTCGATTTGGCTGCGCTTATACCCCTGTGATGCTCGCGCTGGAGCGATTGATGATATCCTCGACCGTCTGGTTAACCGAGGCTACAACCAAGTTAACGTTGAAGTGTTTTATGACGGTCAAGTACTCTTACCCATGTCCGATAACCCAACGGCTTGGCCTTCCGTAGTGCGGACACCAGGGACGGATAAAATCGATCTGTTGACCCAGATGATCCAAAAAGGACATGAGCGGGGGATGCGGGTTTATGCCTGGATGTACACCATGAATTTTGGCTACTCCTACGCTCAGGGCTCAGAGACCCGAAAAATGCTAGCACGCAATGGTCGGGGAGAAACGAGCTTGTCCTACGTCCCAGACGGTTCTCAAGCCTTCATTGACCCTTACAACATGCAAGCCAAGACAGACTACTACCAAGTGGTTCAGGCTGTCTTGAAACGACGCCCGGATGGAATTTTGTTCGATTATATTCGGTATCCACGTGGCACTGGGAGTGATTCTGTAGCGGCTAGAGTTGAGGATTTATGGATTTATGGTGATGCAGCCAAACAAGCCCTGTTTGACCGAGCTCTCAACAAAAAAGGACGAGATTTAATTCAGCGCTATATTAGCAAAGGTTCAATTAATGCCAGTGATTTGGCGAGTGTCAATCAACTTTATCCGGAGGAGCAAACTCCCCTGTGGCAAGGTCGCACTCCCACACCGACAGACTCCTTAGCATCTCTGCAATGGCAACTGTGGCAGCTCAGCGTTGCTCACGCGGCTCAAGGCATTTTGGACTTTTTAAATCTAGCGACTCTCCCAGCCCAGCGTGCCGGGATTAAAGCGGGAGCCGTCTTTTTCCCCGATGGCAATCAAGCCGTGGGTCAAGTAGGGTATGATTCTCGTCTACAACCTTGGGATCGATTTCCCAGTTCCCTGGAGTGGCATCCCATGTCTTATGGGGTCTGTGGGAGTACAAGATGCATTGATGATTTGGTCAAGCGAGTCGTAAATCGGGCAGCCCCTGGTACTGAGGTGATACCTGCCTTGGCAGGAGATTGGGGCAGGTCTGTTACCAATCGCCCATCCTTGGATGCTCAGATGAGGGCGCTCCGCCAAGAGGTACCCAAGATTAACTCGGTGAGCCATTTTGCTTATTCGTGGCAAGACCCAGGTTTTGACCGCGATCGCAAATTTTGCCGATTGGATTAA
- the pstB gene encoding phosphate ABC transporter ATP-binding protein PstB, giving the protein MSYSQQNTQRDRFAVEETETVLRVEKLDIYYSKFLAVQDVTMDIPKNRVTAFIGPSGCGKSTLLRCFNRLNDLIDGFHIDGKIYYHNQDLYDKSIDPVEVRRRIGMVFQKPNPFPKSIYDNIAYGARVNGYKGNLDELVERSLQKAALWDEVKDKLKQNGLALSGGQQQRLCIARAIATNPDVVLMDEPCSALDPISTLKVEELMHQLKENYTIVIVTHNMQQATRVADMTAFFNAKATDKGGKQGYLVEYDRTENIFQNPQQESTRDYVSGRFG; this is encoded by the coding sequence ATGAGTTATAGCCAGCAAAATACACAGCGCGATCGGTTTGCTGTGGAGGAAACCGAAACTGTTCTACGGGTAGAGAAACTCGATATTTACTATAGTAAGTTTTTAGCGGTTCAGGATGTTACTATGGACATTCCTAAAAACCGCGTAACGGCTTTCATCGGCCCCTCTGGTTGTGGAAAAAGTACTTTGCTGCGATGCTTTAACCGCCTCAACGATTTAATTGATGGATTTCATATAGACGGAAAAATTTATTACCATAACCAAGACCTCTACGATAAAAGCATCGATCCCGTAGAGGTACGCAGGCGGATTGGCATGGTGTTTCAAAAACCCAATCCTTTCCCGAAATCAATTTATGACAATATTGCCTATGGAGCGCGAGTGAATGGCTACAAAGGCAATCTGGATGAGTTAGTAGAGCGCTCTTTACAGAAAGCGGCACTGTGGGATGAAGTCAAAGACAAACTCAAGCAAAACGGATTGGCCTTATCCGGTGGACAGCAGCAACGTTTGTGTATTGCGCGTGCGATCGCAACCAATCCTGATGTCGTGCTGATGGATGAACCTTGCTCTGCCCTTGACCCGATCTCTACGCTTAAGGTTGAGGAATTGATGCACCAGCTCAAGGAAAACTACACCATTGTGATTGTGACCCACAACATGCAGCAGGCCACGCGAGTCGCGGATATGACCGCCTTTTTCAATGCTAAGGCAACCGATAAGGGTGGAAAACAGGGCTACTTGGTGGAATACGATCGCACCGAAAATATTTTCCAAAACCCGCAGCAAGAATCCACTCGGGACTATGTGAGCGGACGGTTTGGGTAA
- the psb27 gene encoding photosystem II protein Psb27 produces the protein MKRHISRLIALVLVVVMGLMGCSSTTSVSGLTGDYRQDTLTLLQNLRTAIELPEGTPDKAEAQSNARQSINEFASRYRRDSSVANLSSFTTMRTALNSLAGHYSSYPNRPLPQKLKNRLEQEFRQVESALKRGA, from the coding sequence ATGAAGCGCCATATATCACGTCTTATTGCCCTCGTTTTGGTTGTTGTGATGGGTCTGATGGGGTGTTCCTCCACCACCAGTGTTTCCGGTTTGACAGGAGATTACCGCCAGGATACGTTGACCTTGTTACAAAACTTGAGAACAGCCATTGAATTACCGGAGGGTACACCCGATAAAGCAGAGGCTCAATCCAATGCGCGTCAATCCATTAATGAGTTTGCCTCTCGCTATCGGCGAGATAGCTCAGTGGCTAACCTCAGCTCCTTTACCACGATGCGAACGGCCTTGAATTCTTTAGCGGGTCATTACAGCTCTTACCCGAACCGTCCTTTGCCACAAAAGTTGAAGAATCGCCTAGAGCAGGAATTCCGGCAGGTTGAGAGTGCTCTGAAGCGAGGCGCTTAA
- a CDS encoding serine O-acetyltransferase produces the protein MFKLIESPTTPLVSATEPDWSREVYDGWWNPSRQLLKSIREYQKWQVRGGLIGRFFCKWNVLQHRFWSVVTAADIPINCQIEGGLLLTHPTGVVIHPDATIGPNCLILQQVTVVAGVKIGGHVDIGAGAKIIRPVTIGNHAKIGANAVVLCDVPEGATAVGVPAKIINVT, from the coding sequence ATGTTTAAATTAATTGAATCACCCACAACTCCACTGGTTTCTGCGACAGAGCCTGATTGGAGCCGTGAAGTGTATGACGGCTGGTGGAATCCGTCGCGACAGTTACTCAAATCAATCCGTGAGTATCAGAAGTGGCAGGTACGGGGTGGACTGATCGGACGCTTTTTCTGTAAGTGGAACGTCCTCCAGCACCGATTCTGGAGCGTTGTCACGGCTGCCGATATTCCGATCAACTGTCAAATTGAAGGGGGACTACTCCTGACTCATCCAACGGGTGTTGTGATTCATCCTGATGCCACTATTGGCCCTAATTGTTTGATTTTGCAACAGGTAACAGTCGTGGCAGGGGTGAAAATTGGCGGTCATGTTGATATTGGTGCTGGTGCGAAAATTATTCGTCCAGTGACTATCGGTAACCACGCGAAGATTGGCGCAAATGCTGTGGTGCTTTGTGACGTTCCGGAGGGAGCTACAGCGGTTGGAGTGCCGGCCAAAATCATCAACGTGACCTAG
- a CDS encoding tetratricopeptide repeat protein produces MSKVKKRYLSVIFGGVFFSGLFFPIYFTPKGLAEQEIKDLDYWASLCSLLKTEKKYEESLAACDQALLINPKERVTWANRSDVLLKLKKYPEALVSAEQAIRLKSNYSLALVDRCQALSELGRYEEAIASCDLALRGDGNWEKRSPALAWYHRGLAQAKLKQYEEAIASYDHAIEINSTYSLAWADRCQALANLGRYSEALSSCDQAVRTDGKWVEGSPDYAWYNRGLVLQKLGRYEEAIASYDRAIALNPNEATTWTHHGAVLDVLGKHAQALTSQEWAVKINPKYSLALANQCATLNQLGDYEKALTACESALQGDGNWGEESQGLAWDQRGNALAGQGKQEEALASHERAIALNKDYAEAWNNRSVTLWYMGRYEDALASSDRAVEIKPEYSQAWYNRGRILKTLERYNEAVEAYDRAIKHGGNGGDNRAAADIWANRSVVLWHLQRYPEALASTDRAIDINPNSFQAWYNRGIVLMALARQEEALTAYERAIQINPNDANILAAKGLALAKIKRLPEAIATFEQALKLDPNNGIAQAYRETLMQQLQQLEEKKPNDLPKPKRD; encoded by the coding sequence ATGAGCAAGGTAAAAAAAAGATATTTATCAGTGATTTTTGGGGGAGTATTTTTTTCTGGGTTATTTTTTCCAATTTACTTTACCCCAAAGGGGCTAGCTGAACAGGAAATAAAAGACCTTGATTACTGGGCTAGTTTGTGTTCATTACTGAAGACTGAAAAAAAATATGAAGAATCTCTGGCGGCTTGTGATCAAGCGCTCTTGATTAATCCCAAAGAACGTGTAACTTGGGCAAATAGAAGCGATGTCTTACTGAAGTTAAAAAAATATCCAGAAGCGTTAGTTTCAGCAGAACAAGCAATTCGGCTCAAATCGAACTACTCTTTGGCTTTGGTCGATCGCTGTCAAGCTTTATCGGAATTGGGGAGGTACGAAGAAGCGATCGCTTCTTGTGATTTAGCGTTGCGAGGAGATGGCAATTGGGAAAAACGTTCACCAGCACTCGCCTGGTATCATCGAGGTTTGGCACAGGCAAAGTTGAAACAGTATGAAGAAGCGATCGCCTCTTATGACCATGCCATAGAAATTAATTCAACTTACTCCCTAGCATGGGCGGATCGCTGCCAAGCCTTAGCAAATTTAGGTCGATACTCAGAAGCGCTGTCCTCTTGTGACCAAGCGGTGCGAACCGATGGAAAATGGGTTGAGGGTTCCCCAGATTATGCCTGGTACAACCGAGGGCTGGTACTCCAAAAATTGGGACGATATGAAGAAGCGATCGCGTCTTACGATAGAGCAATCGCCCTAAATCCCAACGAGGCGACAACTTGGACTCATCATGGTGCCGTGCTAGATGTGTTGGGAAAACACGCGCAAGCCCTGACTTCCCAGGAATGGGCGGTTAAAATTAATCCGAAATATTCTCTGGCGTTGGCTAACCAATGTGCGACATTAAACCAATTGGGCGATTACGAAAAAGCCCTTACTGCTTGTGAAAGTGCCCTGCAAGGAGATGGAAATTGGGGGGAAGAAAGCCAGGGTTTGGCATGGGATCAACGCGGAAATGCCCTCGCCGGACAGGGTAAACAGGAAGAAGCCCTCGCCTCTCACGAACGTGCGATCGCCCTAAACAAAGACTATGCGGAAGCCTGGAACAACCGCAGCGTCACGCTGTGGTATATGGGACGATATGAGGATGCACTCGCCTCATCGGATCGGGCTGTGGAAATCAAACCGGAGTACTCTCAAGCTTGGTATAACCGAGGGCGAATCTTGAAGACATTAGAACGGTATAACGAAGCAGTTGAGGCTTATGATCGAGCGATCAAACATGGGGGGAATGGGGGTGATAACCGTGCTGCTGCCGATATTTGGGCGAACCGTAGCGTGGTTTTGTGGCATTTGCAACGATATCCAGAAGCCCTCGCCTCGACAGATCGCGCCATTGACATTAATCCCAATTCCTTCCAAGCTTGGTACAACCGAGGGATTGTGCTGATGGCATTGGCACGCCAGGAAGAGGCACTCACCGCTTACGAGCGAGCAATTCAGATTAATCCCAACGACGCTAACATTTTAGCGGCTAAAGGCTTGGCATTAGCAAAGATTAAACGACTGCCAGAAGCGATCGCTACCTTTGAACAAGCTTTGAAACTTGACCCCAATAATGGAATCGCTCAAGCTTATCGAGAGACTCTCATGCAGCAGTTGCAACAGTTGGAGGAAAAAAAGCCAAATGATTTGCCCAAGCCGAAACGAGATTAA
- a CDS encoding glycosyltransferase family 4 protein codes for MLINDKGRLALISVSGDPAAEIGQEEAGGQNVYVRQVGLALAKQGWRVDMFTRRIDPEQANIVQHAPNCRTIRLTAGPVQFINRDDAFGYLPEFVKQFQAFQKQEGYQYPLVHTNYWLSSWVGMELKKLQPLKQIHTYHSLGAVKYRSVSHLPAIASTRLAVEKACLETADRIVATSPQEEEHMRNLVSGKGMIEIVPCGTDIQRMGSIARQDARQQLGIPREAKVVLYVGRFDRRKGIETLVRAIAKSRWQGNADLRLMIAGGYRPGQSDGMECDRIKTIVQELGLNEIVTFPGRLTDAELPSYYAAANVCVVPSHYEPFGLVAIEAMACGTPVVASKVGGLQFTVVPEVTGLLVPPQDEAAFAEAIDRILSNPAWGEQLGEIGRQRVEIAMSWESVAYRLTSVYSKLLAQSAVQSVQKPQVAA; via the coding sequence ATGCTTATAAATGACAAAGGCCGTCTTGCGTTGATTTCTGTTAGTGGCGACCCAGCCGCAGAAATTGGTCAAGAAGAGGCCGGTGGACAAAACGTTTATGTGCGTCAAGTAGGATTAGCACTGGCAAAACAGGGATGGCGTGTGGATATGTTTACTCGCCGCATCGATCCTGAGCAAGCGAATATTGTTCAACATGCGCCGAATTGCCGAACAATCCGACTCACGGCAGGACCTGTTCAGTTTATTAATCGAGATGATGCTTTTGGCTACCTGCCAGAGTTTGTCAAGCAATTTCAGGCATTCCAGAAGCAAGAAGGATACCAGTATCCCTTAGTTCATACGAATTACTGGTTATCTTCTTGGGTGGGGATGGAACTGAAAAAACTTCAACCTTTGAAACAGATTCATACTTACCACTCCTTAGGGGCGGTTAAGTATCGGAGTGTGAGTCATCTTCCTGCGATCGCTTCGACGCGCTTAGCGGTGGAAAAGGCTTGTCTAGAAACAGCGGATCGGATTGTTGCGACAAGTCCTCAAGAAGAAGAACACATGCGAAATCTGGTTTCTGGGAAAGGCATGATTGAAATCGTTCCCTGTGGTACGGATATTCAGCGGATGGGTTCGATCGCACGCCAAGACGCACGGCAACAACTGGGGATTCCAAGGGAAGCGAAGGTGGTGCTGTACGTGGGTCGATTTGATCGGCGCAAGGGAATTGAAACCTTAGTCCGGGCAATCGCGAAATCCAGATGGCAGGGTAATGCCGATTTGCGGTTAATGATCGCAGGGGGTTATCGTCCAGGACAGAGTGATGGGATGGAGTGCGATCGCATTAAAACGATTGTTCAAGAACTCGGCTTAAACGAGATCGTCACCTTCCCTGGACGACTCACCGACGCCGAGTTACCCAGCTACTATGCCGCCGCCAATGTGTGTGTGGTTCCCAGTCATTATGAACCCTTTGGGCTGGTAGCGATTGAAGCCATGGCTTGTGGCACACCGGTGGTGGCGAGTAAAGTGGGAGGATTGCAGTTTACGGTCGTGCCGGAAGTCACGGGATTACTGGTGCCACCTCAAGATGAGGCGGCTTTTGCCGAAGCGATTGATCGTATCCTGAGCAATCCAGCGTGGGGAGAGCAATTAGGTGAAATCGGTCGGCAACGGGTGGAAATTGCCATGAGTTGGGAGAGTGTTGCTTATCGGCTCACGTCTGTGTACAGTAAGCTACTGGCTCAATCCGCCGTCCAATCTGTTCAAAAACCTCAGGTCGCGGCGTAA